Proteins co-encoded in one Panulirus ornatus isolate Po-2019 chromosome 68, ASM3632096v1, whole genome shotgun sequence genomic window:
- the strat gene encoding guanine nucleotide exchange factor MSS4 homolog isoform X2, with protein sequence MADASSLVSEGQNSCMVKCVHCDSRVLSPHSATFLSKSHPLPTPTQPKDQPSPNTEDLSEWWVVDDMFTFDNIGFSHTVGSTKYLVCADCEQGPVGWHDNTTKKSYVALARVKHT encoded by the exons ATGGCAGATGCCAGTAGTTTAGTGAGTGAGGGCCAGAACAGCTGTATGGTGAAATGTGTACACTGTGATTCTAGAGTTCTGTCCCCACACTCAGCTACATTCCTTAGCAAATCTCACCCACTGCCTACACCCACGCAACCAAAGGATCAACCATCTCCAAATACTGAAGAT CTCAGCGAGTGGTGGGTAGTAGATGACATGTTTACATTTGACAACATTGGATTTTCTCATACGGTTGGCAGCACGAAATATTTGGTGTGTGCAGACTGTGAACAAGGACCTGTGGGCTGGCATGACAACACTACCAAGAAGAGTTATGTAGCACTAGCAAGGGTAAAGCATACATAG